AGTTACTGTTATGGATCATCCTTTGATTATCCACAAAATGTCCCTTTTAAGAGATAAAAAAACTACAAGTAAAGAATTCAGAGAACTTGTTAAAGAAGTGGCAACTCTTATGTGCTACGAAACCACAAGAGACCTTCCACTTAAAGAAATAGAAATTGAAACACCTATCTGCACTGCTAAAACTAAGGTTATTTCAGGAAAAGCATTGGCACTTGTTCCAATTCTTCGTGCAGGGCTTGGAATGGTTGACGGTATGCTTACCCTTATCCCTGCTGCAAAAGTGGGCCATATCGGTTTATACAGAGACCCTGAAACTTTTAAACCTGTTGAATATTACTGCAAACTTCCTAATAACATTGAATTAAGAGATGTTATAGTGTTAGACCCTATGCTTGCAACAGGTGGTTCTGCCATAGATGCTATTTCACTTTTAAAAGAAAAAGGATGTTCAAACATTAAGTTTGTATGCTTATGTGCTGCTCCTGAAGGTATTGATGCTCTGTCAAATGCTCATCCTGATGTTGATATATACTGTGGCGCTGTTGACGAAAAGTTAAACGACCATAAATATATAGTTCCCGGTTTAGGGGATGCAGGGGACAGAATATTTGGCACAAAATAGCAGTAGACGCTAAAAATGTCCGGAACGCAAAAAGTTAATAACTCCAAACATTTTATCTATCTACTAAATAAATAAAAATTAAAGTCTGTTTAAATAGTTTTTTTAAACAGACTTATTTTTTTATCAAAATAAATTATACGAAAAAAGGAACTTCCGTAAAAAACGAAGTTCCCTGTAAATTCGAACATATTGTTAAAAAACTATATAGCTCTGATAACTTTGTCAGAACGCATACACTTTGTGCAAACATTGATTTTTTTAGTCTGCCCGTTAACTATTGCTCTTATTTTTCTTACGTTTGGCTTCCAGGTTCTGTTGCTTCTTCTGTGAGAGTGAGAAACCTGAATTCCGAATACAGTGCCTTTACCGCACACTTCACATTTTGCCATCGAAATACACCTCCTAATAACAAAAATTATATAATATAATTTTCTTTCTTCATTT
This DNA window, taken from Clostridia bacterium, encodes the following:
- the upp gene encoding uracil phosphoribosyltransferase → MGKVTVMDHPLIIHKMSLLRDKKTTSKEFRELVKEVATLMCYETTRDLPLKEIEIETPICTAKTKVISGKALALVPILRAGLGMVDGMLTLIPAAKVGHIGLYRDPETFKPVEYYCKLPNNIELRDVIVLDPMLATGGSAIDAISLLKEKGCSNIKFVCLCAAPEGIDALSNAHPDVDIYCGAVDEKLNDHKYIVPGLGDAGDRIFGTK
- a CDS encoding 50S ribosomal protein L28 gives rise to the protein MAKCEVCGKGTVFGIQVSHSHRRSNRTWKPNVRKIRAIVNGQTKKINVCTKCMRSDKVIRAI